Part of the Athalia rosae chromosome 2, iyAthRosa1.1, whole genome shotgun sequence genome, ATTTGATTGATTCATATTCTCGTACAATCCGaataatcggaaaaaaatttcattgtatatcattcatttttcagatgGAAAACGTTTTCTCATCCCAACGTGATActatgtgaaaaatcaatgatcaaaataaaaatgaatacttcgtttttttttttaggaatgTGAAATAATTGGCGAGAAGATGATAGTTAGAGCAGAGAGAGACGCCAATTGAAATACAGCCACATGATATCGGAAGCGTTCAAAGATTGCCATGTCTTGTTTGATTTATGAtcgcttttctctcttctgcgATGTTACAGTTGTTTCTTCAAATGAGCAGTTTGCGTACAATACGAGACATGACTCACatacataatgtataattGTACGCATTATACGCTTAGAGctaatattgaaaattgatagaaagaaaaacaaaaataagtgCAAGTCAAATATCTTATACGATAAATTTGATTGGACGTTAAACCTTATATTAATAAcagttatttgaattttcatatgAAATAATTCACCAAAATACAAATATTGCTATTTAAGGCAAGAATCGCATCATATGAATGGTGCAAATATTCATTCGGTGGCACTTTCGTAGGTTGAAATTATCTACAACTTTTATTAAAGTTGGTGAGATTGATGTACCGACCAGAACACGTAATTAGTAAACAAATTATCATATTCACGACTAAAATTGATTAACACGTTCAATAGAAGAGTGTTAACCATAACAATCTATAGGTACTTTTAATTTGCACGAACTTTTTTTCGGTGCAAAGCGATTCATAGGAATATTCCCTGTTCATGTAAGATTTATAGTAAAGtcgtatttttatacatatttacaataTTTGCATGATGAGTAACtatgaaataaagtattataataatcaaaatggATCTAAACTAGATTGTTTTTAAAGTCTTAATAATCTTGACTGGAAACTCTTCTTTCATCCGAAAATGTAATTGGCCACTCTTAATGCCAATTTACATCATACCTCCATACTTTTAATCTAAcagtttcctttttattcGCTCTGCGTGTTGTGAGATTTTTACAATAACGTGTTGTGCATAGCATGGTCAGAACTAGAGTCAATGAATTTATGCCCAAACTAATCTGCTGTATATAGCGCGTTCAGAACTAAAGAGTCAATGAATTTATACCCCAACTAATCTCAATCACACCTGAAATTTAATcaacaacaattatttttccagtGAAATAAACATACTAATTTTATAGTAAATCTGCATGGTAAACGAGTATTTGAATACTGAGGTGAAAACTATACCAGGTATTCTTAAAACTAATCTGCGAATCTTTAAATGAATAGAATTTCAACGTGAAAGTATTTCATGGCTTAATTTAACAAAAGTTCATATTCAATAGAAAATACCATCCTGCCAATTGATACTCacacattttctttttcgctgttgaaagagaaaattaattgtaaaaaaaaacaaatgtcatTTTAACAGTTTTTGTAAGACAATGGCTGAAATATGTGTTCAATATAAATCTATTCCATATCTgctgtttaaattaattgtataCTATGATTTATGTTTATCGACTCCTACTAATTGTTTCTAATTAAAGTAAAACTTCCTTCCTAGATATTGGTAAGCCTTtggtttgtctttttttcagcGATATTCCGAACAATTATAACCATTAATAATTACTGATTGCAATACAAAAGTTATCAACGTATGAAGATTTGGTGGTGTACACTATACATCATTTgcattataaaaatatctatCGATGATTTCATAGTCCATGATTATTGATTACATTCTAGCAAACACAGCATGGTAATAAGCAATTGCCAAGTTTTTATAAACCCTTATTATGATTTTGTCCAACATAGCATCCCGCAAAAGAATCCAGCGGGTCAAACGGCACTCTTTTGTTATCTTTGGTCCTCACCTACATTTTCAAAACTCAACAGGTCCGAGAATCATTGCTGGGATCATAAGGTATATGACTATTGTAAAATACCAGaacttcattattatttatctgtGTGCTTAATTGCTTCAACTACTACTTATAGTATCTATTCACTAAAGTTTCCTGAGAGATCTACCTCCGCTTCGTAGGTACAATACCTATGTAATAACCACTGAACAAGTTTTGCATTGCTAGATCTGGAGCTGAAGTCAAAAAGTGTCAAGGGGTTACTTTTGGCAAGTTGGAGACTGATTTCTCTGGCCTAATTAATTCCTGAGTTTCCATTAGTGTTCTCATAGAATTATTGCTAATGTCATTAAAGAACATGTCTAACCAAAAGGTGAGAGACTTCTTTGTCACAGTAGTACATGTACTTGTTGTACACTTAAGGGTCATACTGACGTTGACTTGGTACTACACTGCGTTAACATGTGACAGTGCTGTTCAAGGCGTTCAATACTGGCCATCAAGTATGTGTTCTCTAAGTATAAATCTTTAGCAAGCACATCAGCTCTTGCTAGTCTTTCAGCCTACAATGATAAGGATAAAATCAGAAATGGTAACAACAGACGTACCGAAACCACAAAATATGAACTGAAAATGCCACTGACCTGTTCTTTATATGCTTGCAATTGTTGTTGTAGTTTCTCTTGCGTACCACGCAGTACGAATTGCAAATCTGTAATTTCATTCCGATGCTGTTTCCAAGTTTCTGAAATGACAAAgtgtgaaaattcaaatgacaGCTAGCTAGAAGTCTCAGTTATTCAAGGTAACTCACGATGCAAAATTCTCTCCGtatgctgttgctgttgtttgAGCAATATTTGGAACTGACGACACTTTTGCTCTTGGGATTGTAATCGTGTATTCAGTGCTTGTAGTACATTTAGATCGATGCGACAAGCTTGTTCTCCACCATCCATCTGAGCACACGAACAGCTCATAGCTCGAATATTTTGAAGTTTCAATACCTCTTGCATAAGTAATTCTTTTCGTCTCATCAGGGAATTGCAATCTGTATCGATAGTCATTTTCAATTGATGCAACCGTCTCAACTCTTCTCTATGGGCCCGACATAAATCTTCAGCAACGGAGTAGGACTGTATTTGATGACAGTTGCAACCGTGCAAGCAAGATGACATTCTTGTTGCACGTGGTCCTGCTTCAGAATTCGtactttcggactctggaataTTCTGCAGCCTAAGTGATTCATTTAGCGTAGGGGCGTCAGACTCGTGTAAACCATTATTATGAGACTGTATGGATGGGGAAGAATAATTTAGAGTTTGTGGAGAAACAACCACTTCAGTTGGACTAGATGTTACagatgaaattaaattgaCCGAAGTAGTAGTAACAGGTATATCAGATTCGTCCGGACACTGTACAAAACTATCACAGGTCAAAAGGTGCTTGCTATTTTGTAACTTTTCACGCAAATCATgaatctctttctcttttctcaatAATTCATCTTCTGCTTGGGATTTCCAATCATTGAATTCTGCCTCTAGATGTGTATACtgcaaaaatattctcatttaTTATAGAGCTTGTTGAAGGTGAAAGTCGAGATATTgttaaagaaacaaaacgtaAGTAAAGTTCATTGTGATGGTAGTTACCTGTTGCTCAAGGTTGAATCGTTCTTCTATGGGAGATAGTCGACCGTCATTTTGATCTTTATCCCCTGGACCAAATTGCTCCTCATATTCAGCCATTTTAGCAATAAGTTCGGAAAACTTCTCATCACTGATTCTCTGTTCTTGTTCAAATAATTGCCGTTCTTCCTCAAGTTTGCCTGCCCAATAGTCTTCGCATTGTTCATACTCGGTTCGGAGCAAATCTAAACTTCTTTCCAATTCGATAGTACGTTCCATAAGCTGTCTCTTCTCGGTTAAATGTTTTTCTTCCACCTCTTGAAGAATTTccgtaattttatcaaaatcttTACCATCTTTGAGATTTTCACATTTATTCACTTTAGATTTATCACTACTGGGTGATTGTCTAACATTATAAAAGACATtgctcttttctctttctattttagATTGATCCGCATTGTTCTCATCCCGCCGAGGTGGATAGTCACGAAGActtgtcattttattttttgagacACTTTTAGTATCTAGATTATTGAAATTCTTATCAATATTTTGCACTATACCGTCACTTCCTGCTgcttttttatcaaattttcctttatcagatttatttttcacaaaatctCGGCGTGATTCACTTGTTTGCTGTTCACTTTCGGCTTCGAGTTCATTTGCTAAACTTCTCATAATATCTGTTTCTCCAGAACTGGAGTACACTGATACACTTGTATCCACTCCATGTAttatttctaatattttctctttcaagcCACTACTGTCAAATGTGCCATCATTGTTCTTTTCTGTCACTATGCTTAGTAGTTCTTTTGTCACTTTTTCGAGTACGACTTTCAGTTCAGATAACTCTTGCTCCTGCGATTCAATATTTCCATTAGAATTATTGGAACAAATTAGAACATTTTcctaaaaaaatcaaacaattgTAAAAGTGCGGTTGTTTAGATGAATACTCATCTCATACAACCAAAATGGATGTTCGATGATATACTAAAATACGTACATTGGATAGTTTCTTCGACCGTAAAAGTTCTTCTAACTCTGCTACTCTAGCAGCCAAAATTTCCGACTCGGCAGAAGTGTTCCTCCTGTAAGAAAATTGATTTACTTTcacctcttttcatttttgtgaGACCCATCGAACAATGCGATAAAACGATTTCATACCCAGAGTTTTTTGAGTCGAATTCCCCATTATTCAGGAGCTCCAGCTCAGACGTAAGTTCATCATTTTGATCTCGCAATAAAGCATTATCAGTTTGAAGCCTTTTTATCCGATCCAACAGAGACACCACGACctcattttcttttgcttcaaCATGTTCAACCTGAAAATTAAATCTTGAATATGAAGTACTAGAAAAAgcaatgtttataacttttgaaaaaattatcgtagtACTGTTGAATGTTACAAACAGTTAATACAAAAAGTATATTTTTACACTGTATGTGATTAGTATTAGTTATACCTCATCGTGTTCCGCAGCTAACGTTTGTACTTGCATCTGCAGCTGATTATTGGACAACCTTAGTTTGGAAACATGTTCCGATAAGTTTTGGTTTTCAGTTTCAAGAATATGGTTTTCCGACAGCACATTATCTAGTTCAGTTCGGATTCGATTATCCTCTTGTTGAAGGGTTTGCAACCTTTGGTCCATCAACTTTAAAGTAGCTACATTTGATTCGCGTTCAGAATTAAGCTGATTTGTTAGGTCTTTTACAATTTcagcatttttcaattcgagtTGTTTCATCTGATTTTGGCTGGACTTCTCCAAGCACATATGATGTTCGTCAACTTCTTGCGCTAACAAACTAGCTCTTTGGTTAGCTTCTGCAATATCAGCTCGTAACTTGTCTCTTTCGCCACTCAAATGCTCCACTAAAGTGCTGTGAGCaatattaattgttttttgttaGCTCATAGATAAGTCATAATTCACTGGTAAAACGTTTAGGTCGTCAACAGGACTGAAATACTATCCAAAATCTAAAACCATTTTACAAGGAAACGTTCTACAGTAGAtttaatcgttgaaaatatttctaatgTAGTGAATTAACTTACTTGAGACTTCTGACCTCTTCTTGATATAGTACAAGCGCTGCTTTCAACAGGCTGATGTGGGTTCCCATGACCCTATTATCGGATTCATCTCGTAGACTTTTTAGCTCTTCACAGAGGATATTCGTCAATTCCGTGAGACTAACATCTGGACTGGTAAAACCTAGGTCAGACAAAAGTGTAGCCGCATCTGGAACCCCTGCAACTTCCCACATATCCACAACCATGCTGCTCCGGGCATAGCTGTACcacattaatttattatagcAGAAATATCAttggcaaatattttttttaatactaaTTTTCGCTATAGATAAGAGCTTTTAGGAATTTTCTGCATCAGACACAAGTCTCTTtaaaaatgagtgaaaaataaaaagtctcAGTAAAAAATTAGACTTGCTATCTGATGAAAACATTGTAGATAATTACCCTGTATGGTGTGGGCCACGTATGTGGATACTCTCTTTCTCAGAATCCTGTTTTATAATATCAATACGAGAACCAGCCGTCCATCCTGGAGCTAATTGATCCTGCAAGACTTTACCACTTTTGAATATCAAGAGAAATTCTTCCAGGTTTATTCTTCCGTCGTGATCCATATCGAGTTTgtcaaaaatttgttcaagtgtctgtaaagtaaaaaattattcaactaaACTGATATatatttgcaaaaatgacATTTAGTGAAGTATATAAgcaaaagtgaataaataccTGTTTAGGAAGCATTGGCATACCAATGTATTGAGATAAAATAGGTAACTCTGATCGATCTGAGCTTGAAGTAATTGTAGCAAAAATATCCCGGAGTTTTGGATCAACTATTTTAAAATCTTGATTCAGGATACCATCAATGCCCTTCCATATTTCATTCCTCGCACCATCTGGAAGATGTATTAAATAAACTTGTCCTAAATATCAACAGTGAACATAGCGTAGTTTTCATAGCCTGAATGTTTGGCTCTTTGACATATTAATGATATGAATAGAATTATGGCATCACAATGTTTTGAATCCAAATGGTGATAATCTAATACTGCAATATCTACCTAAATGTTGAAAGTCGACTAAATCTGTATTCTGGTCCTTAGGTTTTGATCGACGGCCATACTTTTTAGTACTTAGTCGGGTTGAATTCATACTTTGCAATGACTCATTAGGAAATTCCTTATCTGAGTAGTTTGAAATTCCATCTTGAGCGTTTCCTAATAAAGCTAAAAGGCCATCTCGAAATTCATAAAAGGAAACGGATTTTCTACTAGGAGTTTCTTCGAGAAGACAAGATATCAACTCTTTCCCCCTCTCTTCGAGCTGTAACTTGTCACACAATGAACGTAAGCCATTTTCATCCAGACCAGACTCTCCTTCTATCTGACAACTTTCAAACACAGCTAGAAGTTGCTGTTCATAAGGATCATTGCAGCTTCCCTCCATTGCATTGtcctgattattttttgacaCCACTAAAGATGCTCGATCAGTTTACGATTAGTCTGCACAGCCTGTAAAGACCAATCACTATTCTGACATCcatcatttcattaaattcttcaaACATTCAAAATATTAGCAAATGAACAACAAATATATGAGAGTAATTGAACTAATTGTTCTACTGGTTTATTACACTCAATTATTTCAGATGCCTctcaagaaagaaaataaagtgtATATTTACTACTAAATCAATGGTACAGTTAGAGGTGATTCCATGATGAAGCGTTTATTTAGAGCATGAAATTTGAATGTCATAAGGAGAAATCATGAAAGTATCTGGATAATTGATCATACTGATCATCAACTGTATGTTTACATTTTAGGTAGTATGTTGCTGAGGTGTGTTTAGTAGACCATTAAATATATCTCTAGATGACTGCATTGTACAAATCCTATCAATAGTAATTCTTTTGAATTTGCAAAGGTATTAGtcagtatagaaaaaaaagcaaaacaaaaatggtTGGTAACTATTCAATCTCCAGAACTtgttaattttcataattaggAATACATACTCGGTAAGTTATATTAGAACATAGAATTGTTCAACTGTCAAGGCTCTATGTAGAtagaggagaattttttggatCAGCCATAACaatgatatgaaaaacttCAGCCACTAAGGAAATGGAGCTTAAACTATATAACAGATAAAGCTAGATATTTACCTGATAAATGATCATGTGAATTTAATGTGAATTATCCAACCCACTATTGACCAGATAATGTAATTGTTTGTAAGTGAACAGTTATACTTATTGCAAAAAGATCGGAGccgatattattttaattgtcgGAGATCGTTATTCCTAATTCATCCTGATTGGGAGACAAGTGGCACTCGGCAATACTTGGCAGTTCAAGAGCAATCAGCGATCAGCGATCAGCAATCAGCAATCAGCTGATTTGCGAACTGATCAGCGGCGAAGTGCGATTTGATGCGGATCACTTTCGAGAAACGAGCCTAGTGTcgagaatcaattttttattattaattacaataaatatgGCGGCAGCGGCGCGAATGTACAGGATTTGAGTCGCGGTATTTTGCAATTCTTCCTCAGtcgattcgaatttcaaaagaaagttcaattaaatgaaatttgtATAAATGAAGTATGCACTCACAAAAATGTAGAAGAGATTATCGTTATCTTTAGATGTTTCAGACTGATCATTTATAACCTGCATTCTTGGCGACCAAACGTCAAAAACATGTCAGCGTGCGATGAGTCTTCAAGCTCTGACGACGATGTTATGCTAAAAGCATTCAAGGAAGCAACGGACTCgcaattttttaatgattCCTTATTTCATgacaagaaagaaaagggTATGCCGTTGTGAAAAATATAGTAACAAATGTGTGCTTAACctcaataattatttgtaaacgtaatttgaaaaatattcatcaagtATTCGGAGCGATCAAActatttccatcatttttaccTTGTACTTATATAGCAGTCTAGCATCGGGTGTTACACTGATTTTAAGTGAATTTCTTCGGCTGGTATCAACCTTGATggataaatttaataattttcaggtgatgtaataaatgaaaatgcagCATTGCCAAAATCATTGCGTAGACCTGCTGAATCGGGGGAATTTGACAATCAATTTGGAGTGACAgaggatttcaaaaattttgttgcAAAACAGCTGGCTAAATCCCTAGATAGGTCGGTCTTATGTAAGGTCCACAAACTCAAAATAACAGCCTAATTTCTTGTTCATCTTCTAGACGCATCCAAGAGATACAACATGAAAATGCTCCAGAGTCGAATGGTTGGAAAAAGTGCAAGGGTGATTCAGAAGGGATAAAATTATTGACAAATTCAAGGGTACACTTAACTGACATTGAAATAGATGACAGCCAAAATTGCAATGATAATAGGAggcaaaggaaaaaattaaaagttcaGGACAATTCAGTTGAGCGTTTTTCTAAATGTAGAGAAGTTGCAGTTGAACCAGAATGGATCTTATCTAAAGTTGACACCAGGCTGTGGGCAGATAAACG contains:
- the LOC105692060 gene encoding blastoderm-specific protein 25D isoform X2, whose protein sequence is MEGSCNDPYEQQLLAVFESCQIEGESGLDENGLRSLCDKLQLEERGKELISCLLEETPSRKSVSFYEFRDGLLALLGNAQDGISNYSDKEFPNESLQSMNSTRLSTKKYGRRSKPKDQNTDLVDFQHLDGARNEIWKGIDGILNQDFKIVDPKLRDIFATITSSSDRSELPILSQYIGMPMLPKQTLEQIFDKLDMDHDGRINLEEFLLIFKSGKVLQDQLAPGWTAGSRIDIIKQDSEKESIHIRGPHHTGYARSSMVVDMWEVAGVPDAATLLSDLGFTSPDVSLTELTNILCEELKSLRDESDNRVMGTHISLLKAALVLYQEEVRSLNTLVEHLSGERDKLRADIAEANQRASLLAQEVDEHHMCLEKSSQNQMKQLELKNAEIVKDLTNQLNSERESNVATLKLMDQRLQTLQQEDNRIRTELDNVLSENHILETENQNLSEHVSKLRLSNNQLQMQVQTLAAEHDEVEHVEAKENEVVVSLLDRIKRLQTDNALLRDQNDELTSELELLNNGEFDSKNSGRNTSAESEILAARVAELEELLRSKKLSNEQELSELKVVLEKVTKELLSIVTEKNNDGTFDSSGLKEKILEIIHGVDTSVSVYSSSGETDIMRSLANELEAESEQQTSESRRDFVKNKSDKGKFDKKAAGSDGIVQNIDKNFNNLDTKSVSKNKMTSLRDYPPRRDENNADQSKIEREKSNVFYNVRQSPSSDKSKVNKCENLKDGKDFDKITEILQEVEEKHLTEKRQLMERTIELERSLDLLRTEYEQCEDYWAGKLEEERQLFEQEQRISDEKFSELIAKMAEYEEQFGPGDKDQNDGRLSPIEERFNLEQQYTHLEAEFNDWKSQAEDELLRKEKEIHDLREKLQNSKHLLTCDSFVQCPDESDIPVTTTSVNLISSVTSSPTEVVVSPQTLNYSSPSIQSHNNGLHESDAPTLNESLRLQNIPESESTNSEAGPRATRMSSCLHGCNCHQIQSYSVAEDLCRAHREELRRLHQLKMTIDTDCNSLMRRKELLMQEVLKLQNIRAMSCSCAQMDGGEQACRIDLNVLQALNTRLQSQEQKCRQFQILLKQQQQHTERILHQTWKQHRNEITDLQFVLRGTQEKLQQQLQAYKEQAERLARADVLAKDLYLENTYLMASIERLEQHCHMLTQCSTKSTSV
- the LOC105692060 gene encoding blastoderm-specific protein 25D isoform X1 — its product is MEGSCNDPYEQQLLAVFESCQIEGESGLDENGLRSLCDKLQLEERGKELISCLLEETPSRKSVSFYEFRDGLLALLGNAQDGISNYSDKEFPNESLQSMNSTRLSTKKYGRRSKPKDQNTDLVDFQHLDGARNEIWKGIDGILNQDFKIVDPKLRDIFATITSSSDRSELPILSQYIGMPMLPKQTLEQIFDKLDMDHDGRINLEEFLLIFKSGKVLQDQLAPGWTAGSRIDIIKQDSEKESIHIRGPHHTGYARSSMVVDMWEVAGVPDAATLLSDLGFTSPDVSLTELTNILCEELKSLRDESDNRVMGTHISLLKAALVLYQEEVRSLNTLVEHLSGERDKLRADIAEANQRASLLAQEVDEHHMCLEKSSQNQMKQLELKNAEIVKDLTNQLNSERESNVATLKLMDQRLQTLQQEDNRIRTELDNVLSENHILETENQNLSEHVSKLRLSNNQLQMQVQTLAAEHDEVEHVEAKENEVVVSLLDRIKRLQTDNALLRDQNDELTSELELLNNGEFDSKNSGRNTSAESEILAARVAELEELLRSKKLSNENVLICSNNSNGNIESQEQELSELKVVLEKVTKELLSIVTEKNNDGTFDSSGLKEKILEIIHGVDTSVSVYSSSGETDIMRSLANELEAESEQQTSESRRDFVKNKSDKGKFDKKAAGSDGIVQNIDKNFNNLDTKSVSKNKMTSLRDYPPRRDENNADQSKIEREKSNVFYNVRQSPSSDKSKVNKCENLKDGKDFDKITEILQEVEEKHLTEKRQLMERTIELERSLDLLRTEYEQCEDYWAGKLEEERQLFEQEQRISDEKFSELIAKMAEYEEQFGPGDKDQNDGRLSPIEERFNLEQQYTHLEAEFNDWKSQAEDELLRKEKEIHDLREKLQNSKHLLTCDSFVQCPDESDIPVTTTSVNLISSVTSSPTEVVVSPQTLNYSSPSIQSHNNGLHESDAPTLNESLRLQNIPESESTNSEAGPRATRMSSCLHGCNCHQIQSYSVAEDLCRAHREELRRLHQLKMTIDTDCNSLMRRKELLMQEVLKLQNIRAMSCSCAQMDGGEQACRIDLNVLQALNTRLQSQEQKCRQFQILLKQQQQHTERILHQTWKQHRNEITDLQFVLRGTQEKLQQQLQAYKEQAERLARADVLAKDLYLENTYLMASIERLEQHCHMLTQCSTKSTSV
- the LOC105691988 gene encoding uncharacterized protein LOC105691988, which translates into the protein MSACDESSSSDDDVMLKAFKEATDSQFFNDSLFHDKKEKGDVINENAALPKSLRRPAESGEFDNQFGVTEDFKNFVAKQLAKSLDRRIQEIQHENAPESNGWKKCKGDSEGIKLLTNSRVHLTDIEIDDSQNCNDNRRQRKKLKVQDNSVERFSKCREVAVEPEWILSKVDTRLWADKRKGTVYKYKKTKDGNFTEID